CTCGAACTCCTCGCGGAGCTCGCTCGCGTCCCCCGGGCCGACGTGGATGTAGAGCACGGTGTCGAGGCCGTTCTCGAAGAACGTCCGGGCGACCGACGCCCCGCCGTTGGTCCCCGCGGCGTGGTAGACCGCTACCTCGCCGAGGTCGTTTCCGGGCTCGCCGAGGCGGAGTTCGACGTCGGTCTCCGCCTCTCGCAGTTCGGGGATCTCTCCGGTGAGCGTCTCGCAGAACTCGCCGACGGAGGTGTCCGCGTCCATCCCTTCGGCCACCTCGACGAACCGTCGCCGTCCGATCTCGTCCGGCGCGAGGTGGACGTTCATGTACGGCTGGTCGAGCAGTTCGGCGATCGAGGGGTCGTGACGGTAGTTCGCCGAGTGCGCGCCGAGTTCGAGGCGGTGTCGGAGATCGGAGAGCGCCGCTTCGGCCTCCTCTTTC
This region of Halalkalicoccus sp. CGA53 genomic DNA includes:
- a CDS encoding Nif3-like dinuclear metal center hexameric protein; this translates as MGLSTEEIMQASLDLVGWEEVPDDSTVYVPGEDVETALVGIDLGSAEIQLARSEGYDLALAHHPAGGSARTAFTGVLDRGIELVTDHGVPKEEAEAALSDLRHRLELGAHSANYRHDPSIAELLDQPYMNVHLAPDEIGRRRFVEVAEGMDADTSVGEFCETLTGEIPELREAETDVELRLGEPGNDLGEVAVYHAAGTNGGASVARTFFENGLDTVLYIHVGPGDASELREEFEGEGKNLVVTGHIASDAIGLNTYIDELESRGLSCATVSGCGIGRD